Proteins co-encoded in one Flavobacteriaceae bacterium MAR_2009_75 genomic window:
- a CDS encoding putative outer membrane starch-binding protein, giving the protein MKKAIIFLAVISFFWSCDEDFLEETPEDFLSSVNAFNNYTDFSASVNNMYFLVRRQFYSRDENRPFDFLYGTDLVFDGEPGGTQRHGNMVQAYDPAGDIATTHWNLLYKNIAEANTVLERAPLADMTDEEKNDIISQARFFRGFAYNILVTLYGGVPIVTDAIIEPKIDFVRNTREEVLNQVIEDLSFAAANLPSISEAEDGRINNLIARHYLGEAYLALGNHAEAIAALSTVINDGNTGLMTERFGTRSGEEPGDVYWDLFRRGNQNRASGNTEALWVIQFEIDVQGGGLQSSSRGGSYAFERHFGPLLRFAPFDSWPVGDYTGGRGIGWGITTEYYTNTVWGGDDSNPDFVNDIRNANHNFVRVFNKDNSSALSLLAEQIGRDTVWSTETQPRIREFYAFPTKVTTPYNHPDGLLRSSDVPFALTSSAGGTYTDQYMLRLAETYLLRAEAYLANNQPGLAADDINVIRNRANASEVDAGDVTLNYILDERVRELGLEEKRRLTLMRTNTIYERVIDNNPFYVENGMQPHFNLWPIPADEIEGNRGAELVQNPGYN; this is encoded by the coding sequence ATGAAAAAAGCAATTATATTTTTAGCAGTAATCTCATTTTTCTGGTCTTGCGACGAGGATTTTTTAGAGGAAACACCAGAGGATTTTCTTAGTTCTGTAAATGCATTTAATAATTATACCGATTTTTCGGCTTCGGTAAATAACATGTACTTTCTGGTAAGAAGGCAGTTTTATAGCAGAGACGAGAATCGACCATTCGATTTTTTATATGGTACTGATCTGGTCTTCGATGGTGAGCCAGGGGGGACCCAAAGGCATGGTAATATGGTACAGGCTTACGATCCTGCAGGAGATATTGCTACAACCCATTGGAATTTACTGTACAAGAATATTGCAGAAGCAAATACCGTTTTAGAACGTGCTCCGCTAGCTGACATGACTGATGAAGAAAAAAATGATATTATTTCTCAAGCACGGTTTTTTAGAGGTTTTGCTTATAATATTTTGGTAACCTTATATGGTGGTGTACCTATTGTAACTGACGCTATTATTGAGCCAAAAATAGATTTTGTTCGCAATACCAGGGAAGAAGTATTAAATCAAGTAATCGAAGATTTAAGTTTTGCTGCGGCTAATTTGCCAAGTATTAGTGAGGCTGAAGATGGGCGAATCAATAATTTAATAGCCCGTCACTATTTAGGTGAAGCCTATTTGGCCTTAGGCAACCATGCTGAAGCAATTGCAGCTTTATCGACTGTAATTAATGATGGTAATACAGGTTTGATGACAGAGCGTTTTGGTACGAGATCAGGGGAAGAACCAGGTGATGTATATTGGGATTTATTTAGAAGAGGAAATCAAAATAGAGCTAGTGGCAATACTGAGGCGCTATGGGTTATACAGTTCGAAATAGATGTGCAAGGTGGTGGACTTCAGTCCAGTAGCCGGGGAGGCTCTTATGCCTTCGAAAGACATTTTGGTCCTTTATTAAGGTTTGCTCCATTTGATTCTTGGCCTGTTGGTGATTATACCGGTGGACGTGGTATCGGATGGGGAATCACGACAGAATATTATACCAATACCGTTTGGGGCGGCGATGATAGCAACCCAGATTTTGTGAACGATATTAGAAACGCCAATCATAACTTCGTGAGAGTGTTCAATAAGGACAATTCGTCTGCCTTGTCACTATTGGCCGAACAGATAGGCCGTGATACGGTATGGTCTACCGAAACTCAACCACGTATACGGGAGTTTTACGCATTTCCTACAAAGGTGACTACACCATATAACCATCCTGATGGTTTGCTAAGGTCAAGTGATGTTCCTTTTGCACTTACTTCATCTGCAGGTGGCACATACACAGATCAATATATGTTGAGACTGGCAGAAACGTATTTGTTACGAGCGGAAGCCTATTTAGCCAATAATCAACCTGGTTTGGCGGCTGATGATATCAACGTAATTCGAAATCGGGCAAACGCCTCTGAAGTAGATGCAGGCGACGTGACCTTAAATTACATTTTAGATGAGCGTGTGCGTGAATTAGGTTTAGAAGAAAAACGGAGACTTACCCTTATGCGAACTAATACTATTTATGAGCGTGTAATTGATAATAATCCGTTCTATGTTGAAAACGGTATGCAACCACACTTTAACCTGTGGCCGATACCTGCAGATGAAATTGAAGGTAATCGTGGTGCTGAATTAGTTCAAAACCCAGGTTACAATTGA
- a CDS encoding TonB-linked SusC/RagA family outer membrane protein → MERLLLYFNGLKRNVFLVLLLLFGGIVANAQEELSVTGTVTDETDSPLAGASIVEKGTTNGTSTNFDGNFSLTVSGPNAVLVIGYIGYGQQEIPLNGKTVVNTKMEPNASNLDEVVLVGYGSQKKSDVTGAVASANIEAFEDAPNTNIAQSLQGTVAGLNIGQVNAAGATPEISIRGRASISGSQSVLIILDGIQYNGSLSSINPSDIASIDVLKDVSSTAVYGAQAANGVILITSKGGRRNQKPKISVTSSYATLDPTVSNRPLRRADYIDHINMQLYDLRFLAPNYTTPNPDYVGYFEGGQGFNANFELESDTNPGEFSENDFDWWGNGTQTGYVHQNEINVTGASERTSYLLSVGLTEAEGIIQNDKFSRRSLRVNLDTDVNDFWKVGVQAFGSFVNEDGDEPFLSQLRNFSPLLVPFDDEGNLIPNPAGTIEPNPYQGQITEDYQRKDYFFANLYSEIELPFIKGLSYRINFGNNYRIEKYYGSSIYGAGLTGDAGKSILFYRDYTLDNLLKYDRTFGKHEVGATLLYGAIERQRENTNAYASGFDRLSLGYSDLSSGSIPLVNSGAYTETLNYQMLRANYKFDNRYILTGTIRRDGFSGFAANEKTAYFPSGAFGWVASNEAFLKDVSWVNNLKLRASYGIAGNQTPRYTSLARLRTIPAYVFGDGGSPAFGQELTSLANPNLRWEKTSGLNVGVDFNFFDSRLNGSIDAYKNVTDDLLFSVRIPYLTGFSNIQTNVGKLQNTGLEVTLTGDIVRNDNFSWTATANYSTNKNEILKLTGEDADGDGVEDDLIQSGLFIGESINALYDYETDGIYQVGDDIPDGYGIGNYRVVDQNGDGMITQADDRKIIGTRDPSYAVSLLNTFKYKNLSFSFFLNSIQGDDEHYLSRNDNALYRNANTLYQNVVSGIDYWSPQNPGGLNAMAPNRPGIAGTRYENRSFVRLQDVNLKYSFDSKILEKLSLSELSIFVSGKNLATWTDWNGFDPEFQDSDRGIYGVGLTTGGRPVLRGYSMGINLSF, encoded by the coding sequence ATGGAACGATTACTACTTTACTTTAATGGACTGAAAAGAAACGTGTTCCTTGTTTTGCTTTTGCTATTTGGTGGCATAGTTGCAAATGCACAAGAAGAACTTTCGGTTACGGGTACCGTAACTGATGAGACCGATAGCCCGCTAGCAGGAGCTTCGATTGTTGAGAAAGGTACCACCAATGGTACCTCTACTAATTTTGATGGAAATTTTTCGTTGACAGTATCCGGGCCCAATGCTGTGTTGGTGATCGGTTATATCGGTTATGGCCAACAAGAAATTCCTTTAAATGGCAAAACTGTCGTTAATACCAAGATGGAACCTAACGCATCTAACTTAGATGAAGTTGTTCTCGTAGGTTATGGCAGCCAAAAAAAATCAGATGTTACAGGTGCTGTTGCCAGTGCTAATATTGAAGCATTTGAAGATGCCCCAAATACTAATATTGCACAAAGTTTACAAGGTACAGTTGCTGGTCTGAATATTGGTCAGGTAAACGCTGCTGGGGCAACACCGGAAATATCTATACGTGGACGAGCATCTATAAGTGGTAGTCAGAGTGTACTTATTATTTTAGATGGTATTCAATATAACGGAAGCCTTTCATCTATAAATCCTAGTGATATAGCCTCTATAGATGTCTTAAAAGATGTAAGTTCTACGGCGGTTTATGGTGCGCAAGCCGCAAATGGGGTCATACTGATTACTTCGAAAGGGGGTAGGAGAAATCAAAAACCTAAAATATCGGTTACATCTTCTTACGCTACACTCGACCCTACTGTAAGTAACAGACCTTTAAGGAGGGCAGATTATATTGATCATATCAATATGCAGTTGTATGATTTGCGTTTTTTGGCTCCTAATTATACTACGCCTAATCCAGATTATGTTGGTTATTTTGAAGGCGGTCAGGGTTTTAATGCCAATTTTGAATTAGAATCTGATACTAATCCGGGGGAGTTTAGTGAGAATGATTTTGATTGGTGGGGCAATGGTACGCAAACAGGTTACGTGCATCAAAATGAAATAAATGTAACAGGAGCTTCAGAAAGAACAAGTTATTTGCTTTCCGTTGGTCTAACCGAAGCAGAAGGTATAATTCAAAATGATAAATTTTCTAGAAGAAGTTTAAGAGTAAATTTAGATACAGATGTAAATGATTTTTGGAAAGTAGGAGTGCAAGCATTTGGATCTTTTGTAAATGAAGATGGCGATGAACCGTTTTTGTCTCAATTAAGAAACTTTTCGCCACTTTTAGTGCCCTTTGATGATGAGGGTAATTTAATACCTAACCCAGCTGGTACTATAGAGCCTAATCCATATCAAGGGCAAATCACTGAAGATTATCAACGTAAAGATTACTTTTTTGCAAACCTTTATTCAGAAATAGAATTACCGTTTATAAAAGGACTTTCTTATCGTATAAATTTTGGAAACAACTATAGGATAGAAAAATATTACGGTTCTAGTATTTATGGTGCGGGCCTTACTGGCGATGCAGGTAAGAGTATACTTTTTTATAGAGATTATACTTTGGATAATCTGCTGAAATATGATAGAACATTCGGTAAGCACGAAGTTGGGGCAACACTTCTGTACGGAGCTATTGAAAGGCAAAGAGAAAATACAAATGCATATGCTTCTGGTTTTGATAGGTTGTCATTGGGGTATAGTGATCTAAGTAGTGGTAGTATCCCTTTGGTTAATTCCGGTGCTTATACTGAGACATTAAATTACCAAATGCTTAGGGCAAATTATAAGTTTGATAATCGTTATATCCTAACAGGAACTATAAGAAGAGATGGTTTTTCTGGTTTTGCTGCTAATGAAAAGACAGCTTACTTCCCTTCTGGTGCATTTGGTTGGGTAGCGTCAAATGAAGCCTTTCTTAAGGATGTATCTTGGGTAAATAATCTAAAGTTAAGAGCTAGTTACGGTATTGCAGGTAATCAGACACCTAGATATACTTCTTTAGCCAGATTACGAACAATTCCTGCATATGTTTTCGGAGATGGTGGTAGCCCTGCTTTCGGCCAAGAATTAACATCGTTGGCAAACCCTAATTTACGGTGGGAAAAAACCTCCGGTCTAAACGTTGGTGTAGATTTTAATTTCTTCGACAGTAGATTAAATGGTAGCATAGATGCCTATAAGAATGTTACCGATGATTTATTGTTCTCTGTAAGAATTCCTTACTTAACCGGTTTTAGCAATATACAGACCAATGTGGGTAAACTTCAAAATACAGGTCTAGAGGTTACGTTAACCGGCGATATTGTACGTAATGATAACTTTTCATGGACGGCTACAGCCAATTATTCTACCAACAAGAATGAGATTTTAAAACTTACAGGGGAAGATGCAGATGGTGATGGCGTTGAAGATGATTTGATTCAGAGTGGACTTTTTATTGGAGAGTCTATTAATGCACTTTATGATTACGAGACAGATGGTATTTATCAAGTTGGTGACGATATACCAGATGGTTATGGTATAGGAAACTATAGGGTGGTGGACCAAAATGGCGATGGCATGATTACCCAAGCTGATGATAGAAAAATTATAGGTACGAGAGATCCCTCTTACGCCGTATCATTATTGAATACCTTTAAATATAAAAATCTGTCGTTTAGCTTCTTTTTAAATTCAATTCAGGGGGATGATGAGCATTATTTATCAAGAAATGACAATGCTTTATATAGAAATGCCAATACCTTATATCAAAACGTAGTTTCCGGTATCGATTACTGGTCTCCACAAAACCCAGGTGGTTTAAATGCAATGGCGCCTAATAGACCTGGTATTGCTGGCACACGTTATGAGAATAGAAGTTTTGTAAGACTACAAGATGTTAATTTGAAATACAGTTTTGACAGTAAAATTTTAGAAAAACTGTCTTTGTCAGAGTTAAGCATATTTGTAAGTGGTAAAAACTTGGCAACTTGGACAGATTGGAATGGATTTGATCCAGAATTTCAGGATTCCGATAGAGGTATTTATGGAGTCGGTTTAACCACAGGCGGTAGACCGGTATTAAGAGGGTATTCAATGGGTATTAATTTATCATTTTAA
- a CDS encoding LacI family transcriptional regulator, whose protein sequence is MAKKTTIYDLAKKLGVSPATVSRSLNEHPSISIKTKERVLKAAKETGYRINKFASNLSLQKSNTIGVIVPRLNSDFMSTVLSGIEKMVNEAGYNLIISQSLELEAKEKINAKTLFESGVDALLVSLANETEDYDHFATFTERKIPLLFFDRVFDIPNCPTIIIDNQLAGFEATEHLINQGCQNILHVSGNLKRSVYNLRYKGYRQALEKHSLKDCENLVQIPHFKPDSVQSVIQYISTTAVPIDGLFVSNDSFAVYCIKALTKKGYKIPEDIKVIGFNNDPVSEVIDPELSTIEYPGYKMGVLAGQSILGHLGGSIDIESADQIIIKHKLIIRESSRKCNTQTPDSNEN, encoded by the coding sequence TTGGCTAAAAAGACCACCATATACGACTTAGCTAAAAAGCTAGGTGTTTCCCCTGCTACGGTGAGTAGAAGTTTGAACGAGCACCCATCGATTAGTATTAAAACTAAGGAGAGAGTACTAAAGGCCGCAAAGGAAACCGGATATAGAATAAATAAATTTGCATCTAATTTAAGTCTTCAGAAGTCAAACACTATCGGCGTAATTGTTCCTCGGTTAAATTCAGATTTTATGTCAACCGTGTTATCTGGCATTGAAAAAATGGTTAACGAAGCTGGATATAATTTAATTATAAGCCAGTCGTTAGAATTAGAGGCAAAAGAAAAGATCAACGCGAAGACCCTTTTCGAGAGTGGTGTAGACGCGCTTCTAGTTTCGTTAGCTAATGAGACTGAAGATTACGACCATTTTGCAACTTTCACAGAACGAAAAATTCCGTTATTATTCTTTGACCGAGTATTCGATATACCTAATTGCCCGACAATTATAATCGACAATCAATTGGCAGGCTTTGAAGCAACCGAACATCTGATCAATCAAGGTTGCCAAAATATCCTTCATGTTTCTGGCAACTTAAAGCGTAGTGTTTATAACCTAAGATATAAAGGCTATAGACAAGCTTTAGAAAAACATAGCTTAAAAGATTGTGAGAATTTAGTTCAGATACCACATTTCAAACCAGATTCAGTTCAATCCGTAATTCAGTATATCTCTACAACTGCCGTTCCTATAGATGGTTTATTCGTCTCCAATGATTCCTTCGCGGTTTACTGTATCAAGGCCCTGACGAAAAAAGGATACAAAATTCCTGAGGATATTAAAGTAATTGGTTTCAATAACGATCCGGTATCTGAAGTAATTGATCCTGAATTATCAACTATCGAGTACCCTGGTTACAAAATGGGTGTATTGGCCGGGCAAAGTATACTCGGGCACTTAGGTGGTTCAATTGATATTGAATCAGCGGACCAAATTATTATAAAACACAAACTGATTATTCGGGAATCATCCCGGAAATGTAACACACAAACACCAGATTCGAATGAAAATTAA
- a CDS encoding trehalose utilization protein: protein MKIKLLYLIFFVTTISCAQGLDSFEITKEWLSKIEKIAPSEARVKTDIKKVLVFSQHTGFYHWTAPHNIEMLKILGRKSGAFEVTNSYDIDSFEKENLKKYDAVVFNNCNPAGPKRDLFWDLLQKNSNLSDKKITELAQHYEKGFMEYIAEGGGLMILHGAITVQNNSEAFSKMTGGSFDYHPKQQEMHVMEVDEDHPLVASFSGNGFTHVDEPYFFNNAYSEHNFRPLLYMDVTKLEGLKKKPESDISYVSWIKKHGEGRVFYTSPSHNAQTLNNPEFLQFLLDGMQYVTGDLKCDDSPIKKK from the coding sequence ATGAAAATTAAATTACTCTACCTTATCTTCTTTGTAACCACGATAAGCTGTGCCCAAGGATTAGACTCTTTTGAGATAACGAAAGAATGGCTTTCTAAAATTGAAAAAATCGCTCCTTCAGAAGCTAGGGTCAAAACCGACATAAAAAAAGTACTAGTATTTTCACAGCATACAGGGTTCTATCATTGGACAGCCCCTCACAACATAGAGATGCTCAAAATTCTGGGGCGCAAATCAGGTGCTTTTGAAGTGACCAATTCGTATGATATCGATAGTTTTGAAAAAGAAAACCTTAAAAAATATGATGCTGTCGTTTTTAACAATTGCAACCCTGCCGGACCAAAAAGAGACTTGTTTTGGGACCTGTTGCAAAAAAACTCCAACCTTTCGGACAAAAAAATTACAGAGTTGGCCCAGCACTATGAAAAAGGATTTATGGAATATATTGCCGAAGGAGGGGGGCTCATGATTTTACACGGTGCTATCACCGTTCAGAACAATTCTGAAGCATTTAGCAAGATGACCGGTGGCAGTTTTGATTATCACCCAAAACAACAGGAAATGCATGTTATGGAGGTCGATGAAGACCACCCTTTGGTAGCCTCTTTCTCGGGTAATGGATTCACTCATGTCGATGAGCCCTATTTTTTCAACAATGCTTATTCCGAGCATAATTTTAGACCGCTACTGTATATGGATGTTACTAAACTTGAGGGCTTAAAGAAGAAACCTGAAAGTGATATCAGCTATGTTTCTTGGATCAAAAAACATGGTGAAGGCAGAGTATTCTACACCTCCCCTTCTCATAATGCGCAAACCTTGAACAATCCTGAGTTTTTGCAGTTTCTGCTCGACGGTATGCAATATGTTACGGGAGATTTAAAATGTGATGACAGTCCCATCAAAAAGAAATAA
- a CDS encoding mono/diheme cytochrome c family protein: MNIKISAFLKFFPALLLLIIFSSCKETYEEPTINLDGYQVEEGFSLEVVASEPLLEAPVQIDFDTKGRIWVAEMTGFMRDVDGTDENQPSGSIKILEDRDRDGVMDHAKVFLDSLVMPRALTLVYGGLLYAVPPNLYFVEIGEDDRPKNRVVVDSLYALEGNPEYQPNGLRLNIDNWIYNAGSHFRYQRKNGEWKKEPTTYRGQWGITHDNFGRLYYNNNSTQLLGDYVLPNRLVRNQHLIPNKGVNQKLTEDQRVYPIHAARVNRGYVDGVLDKDSLLREVTAACAPLVYRGGQFSDKYDQNVFVCIPEINAVKRNILTFKDDKVEAQQAWEGKEFLASTDEGFRPVNLSNGPDGNMYVVDMHRGVIQHHAFLSPYLKKRAKEAKLDTLVDFGRILRVKSKFAETIETPDFDKLSAKDLVQLLRHKNGYIRDQAQHRLVYMDKTEAIPELLEMAQNTNRPTGQIHALNTLNGIGKGLSFELLSDIARVSDAEVVNHTIVLLENYISKENSVLARDLFEELIEKNEKSIDVYIASTLGVWLNTSHESFYHLVNTLRNNHGDNPVIMEALLGGLVTADKSLLASGEMEQQNDIFHEEVLKNIGRKDEDKKNPIYVSKGSNQDSRTKGAKLYRQICASCHQANGTGVEGLAPPLVGSEHILPPEKLSMIVLHGLKGPIEVDGTMYDLNHSMPGLNSNETLSDKDISAIVSYVTNAFSKYPKGLSAKKVRELREMKSKSGSEYTIEELEEKLKTLK; encoded by the coding sequence ATGAATATAAAAATAAGTGCTTTCCTTAAATTTTTTCCTGCCCTTTTGCTTCTAATTATTTTTTCAAGTTGTAAAGAAACGTATGAAGAACCTACAATTAATTTGGATGGATATCAGGTTGAAGAAGGGTTTAGTTTAGAAGTAGTTGCCTCAGAACCGCTTTTAGAGGCACCGGTGCAAATCGATTTTGATACCAAAGGAAGAATATGGGTAGCGGAAATGACAGGTTTTATGCGCGATGTTGATGGTACCGATGAAAATCAACCTTCAGGCTCCATAAAAATTTTAGAAGATAGAGATCGTGATGGTGTTATGGATCACGCCAAAGTATTTCTTGATAGCTTGGTTATGCCCAGGGCGTTGACCTTGGTATATGGAGGCTTGTTATATGCCGTGCCACCGAATCTATATTTTGTGGAAATTGGGGAAGATGATCGCCCTAAAAACAGGGTAGTAGTAGATTCGTTATACGCACTAGAAGGAAACCCCGAGTACCAACCTAATGGGCTGCGTTTAAATATTGATAATTGGATTTATAACGCGGGTTCACATTTTAGGTACCAAAGAAAAAATGGGGAGTGGAAAAAAGAACCGACAACCTATAGGGGGCAGTGGGGTATTACACACGATAATTTTGGCAGGCTCTACTATAACAATAATTCGACACAATTGTTAGGTGATTACGTATTGCCCAATCGATTGGTTCGCAACCAACATCTTATTCCTAATAAAGGTGTGAATCAAAAACTGACTGAAGACCAACGAGTTTACCCCATTCACGCGGCTAGGGTAAATCGCGGTTATGTAGATGGGGTTTTAGATAAAGACAGTTTGCTTAGAGAGGTTACGGCAGCCTGTGCACCCTTAGTGTATCGTGGGGGGCAATTTTCTGATAAATACGACCAGAACGTGTTTGTATGTATTCCTGAAATCAATGCGGTCAAAAGAAATATATTGACTTTTAAAGACGATAAAGTTGAAGCCCAACAGGCTTGGGAGGGCAAAGAGTTTTTGGCCAGTACCGACGAGGGTTTTCGCCCTGTTAACTTATCGAATGGCCCGGATGGTAATATGTACGTTGTCGATATGCACAGAGGTGTTATTCAGCACCATGCTTTTTTGAGTCCGTATTTAAAGAAAAGGGCCAAGGAAGCTAAATTAGATACACTGGTTGATTTTGGTCGCATTCTTAGAGTGAAATCAAAATTTGCTGAAACGATTGAAACACCCGATTTCGATAAATTATCGGCTAAAGATCTCGTACAACTGTTGAGGCATAAAAACGGTTATATACGTGACCAAGCACAGCATCGATTGGTTTACATGGATAAAACAGAAGCTATACCGGAACTTTTAGAAATGGCACAGAACACAAATCGACCTACAGGCCAAATACATGCGCTCAATACCTTAAATGGAATAGGAAAGGGGCTTTCTTTTGAGTTGTTATCCGATATAGCCAGGGTAAGCGATGCGGAGGTTGTAAACCACACCATCGTATTGCTTGAAAATTATATATCAAAAGAAAATTCAGTGCTTGCACGAGACCTTTTTGAAGAGTTGATTGAGAAGAATGAAAAAAGTATCGATGTTTATATAGCATCAACTTTAGGGGTATGGCTCAACACTTCACACGAGTCTTTTTATCATTTGGTAAATACGTTGAGAAATAACCACGGAGACAACCCCGTTATCATGGAGGCTTTATTGGGTGGACTTGTAACAGCCGATAAAAGCTTATTGGCCTCTGGGGAAATGGAACAGCAAAATGATATTTTTCATGAAGAAGTTTTAAAAAATATTGGCCGTAAAGATGAGGATAAGAAAAACCCCATTTACGTTAGTAAAGGGTCAAACCAAGATAGTAGAACAAAAGGGGCTAAGTTATATAGACAAATATGTGCATCTTGTCATCAAGCGAATGGGACCGGAGTCGAAGGCTTGGCACCACCTTTGGTTGGCTCTGAACATATATTGCCACCTGAAAAATTATCGATGATCGTGCTGCACGGTCTTAAGGGGCCCATCGAGGTTGATGGTACTATGTACGATCTAAATCATTCAATGCCCGGGTTGAACAGCAATGAAACGCTTAGTGATAAAGATATTTCTGCAATAGTTTCATATGTAACTAATGCTTTTTCGAAATACCCCAAGGGGTTGAGTGCTAAGAAGGTACGTGAATTGAGAGAAATGAAATCTAAGAGTGGTTCTGAATATACGATTGAAGAATTGGAAGAAAAGCTGAAAACACTCAAATAG
- a CDS encoding hemolysin III, with the protein MNELNGEEKLNSLSHAIGAILAILGTIVLLFENNQNSSYTIPAILLYGLTLVSMFGISAAYHYTIDFSLKRRLRVLDHINIYFLIAGTYTPISLITLIEGNRWSIFYAVWSIALFGLFFKLYFTGRYEFISLLIYIAMGWLIILDFNNLVENTSVLGVRLLFLGGVFYTFGILFYALERIPYHHFIWHLFVLAGAFSHWLTMFLSVV; encoded by the coding sequence ATGAACGAATTAAATGGAGAAGAGAAATTAAATAGTCTTTCACATGCCATAGGGGCTATTTTGGCAATTTTAGGTACAATTGTTCTATTGTTTGAAAATAATCAAAACTCTAGCTACACAATTCCTGCGATTTTACTATACGGGCTTACCTTGGTCTCTATGTTCGGTATATCGGCAGCCTACCATTATACAATAGATTTTTCTCTTAAAAGAAGATTACGCGTTTTAGATCATATCAACATCTATTTTCTGATAGCGGGCACCTATACGCCCATCTCTTTGATTACATTGATTGAAGGGAATCGATGGAGCATTTTTTATGCAGTATGGTCAATCGCCCTATTTGGTTTGTTTTTTAAATTATACTTTACGGGGAGGTATGAGTTTATCTCATTGTTAATATATATAGCCATGGGTTGGCTTATCATTTTAGATTTTAACAATCTAGTTGAAAATACCTCGGTTTTGGGCGTTAGGTTGTTGTTTCTTGGCGGGGTCTTTTATACCTTTGGTATTCTTTTTTATGCGTTGGAACGAATTCCCTATCATCATTTTATATGGCATTTATTTGTATTGGCCGGAGCATTTAGCCACTGGTTGACAATGTTTTTAAGTGTGGTATGA